The DNA region GGGCCAGTTGCGGCAGGAAGATCACTGCCAGCCAGCCCATGCCCAGGTACAGCCCGGTGCTGACCCAGCGCGGCAGGCGCATGGTCACCAGTTTGAGCACGATGCCGCTGAGGGCAATCCCCCACACCAGCCCCAGCACGGCGCCTTGCCACACGCCGTCCAGGCCGTAGTAGGCCACCGGGGTGTAGCTGCCCGCAATCAGCAGAAAGATGCCGGCGTGGTCCAGCTTGCGCAGCCACACCAGCCCGCGCTCGCCCGGCGCAAACGAGTGGTAACTGGCGCTGGCCGCGTACAGCGCCACCATACTCACGCCGAATACAGCAAACGGCCACAGCGCCAGCCCCCGCCGCTGCGCCCACCCCAGCAGCGGAAACAGCACCAGCAGCGCCGCCAGCGCCCCCGCCCAGTGGGTCAGGGCACTCACAGGTTCGCGGGGGGCAGTCAGCAGGCGTCTCACCCCCCCACCCTACGCCTCCAACGTGATGACACTCTGTCAGCAGGGACGTGGTGCAGCCGGGAAAGGGCACCCGTCTCCAGGACTATGTTCTTTGTTCCTTCATAACGGTTCCTTCATCAGGAGAACTTTCCAGGGCGCTCCAGGACG from Deinococcus arcticus includes:
- the trhA gene encoding PAQR family membrane homeostasis protein TrhA, translated to MRRLLTAPREPVSALTHWAGALAALLVLFPLLGWAQRRGLALWPFAVFGVSMVALYAASASYHSFAPGERGLVWLRKLDHAGIFLLIAGSYTPVAYYGLDGVWQGAVLGLVWGIALSGIVLKLVTMRLPRWVSTGLYLGMGWLAVIFLPQLARSLDGPALFWLAAGGVLYSIGAVIYGTKRWNPRPGVFGFHEIWHLFVLAGTAAHVAMMFHLG